The Maniola hyperantus chromosome 9, iAphHyp1.2, whole genome shotgun sequence genome includes a region encoding these proteins:
- the Rad9 gene encoding cell cycle checkpoint control protein RAD9A isoform X1, whose product MKCHVPGPNVKVLGRTIHALSRFGDELYLESLPDSVLLRTLNTAESAYAMIKFNKNFFSYFNYNFYSTEDNEGLKCKISMKSALNAFKSPTHMDKQVENLEIKLDADSCKLIFQLKCKHGIVKTYYVSILDCKAMQSAVYTKDLVPNRITSSQRLLSEALGNFQSSDDQMTLEASNQSLILRNYEDANVDLTKIIRTQINLKPSEFDSYTIGAETTITFTLKEFRALLALAEALSLPLQLHFETAGRPAVFIVHNGTTFEAHFVLATSKPETATQASTQNHSRTDKKRREINESVGSTKKKPHLDIDISACLDEDSHLFNYIDIPEERNVRAEKNCTDGTGGEKANDNGLEENIDGDIPGSPTSRIKIKSAFKRCFENTFDPRSIERVILAENSDSD is encoded by the exons atgaaatgtCATGTGCCTGGCCCAAATGttaaag ttttagGAAGGACAATACATGCTTTGTCAAGATTTGGCGATGAATTATATTTAGAATCTCTTCCAGATTCTGTACTTTTAAGAACCTTAAATACTGCCGAAAGTGCATATGCTATGATAAAATTCAACAAGAATTTTTTCTCTTACTTCAACTACAACTTCTATTCAACTGAAGATAATGAAGGTTTGAAATGTAAAATATCAATGAAGTCTGCGCTTAATGCCTTTAAATCTCCAACACACATGGATAAACAAGTAGAAAACCTTGAAATCAAGTTAGATGCAGATTCTTGTAAATTAATCTTTCAACTTAAATGCAAGCATGGTATTGTCAAGACATACTATGTATCAATATTAGATTGCAAAGCTATGCAATCAGCTGTTTATACCAAAGATCTTGTGCCAAACAG gATAACATCTTCCCAACGATTACTTTCTGAGGCTCTTGGAAATTTTCAAAGTTCTGATGACCAAATGACACTAGAAGCGTCAAACCAATCACTGATTTTACGTAATTATGAAGATGCTAATGTTgacttaacaaaaataataagaacTCAAATAAACTTAAAGCCATCAGAGTTTGACAGTTACACAATTGGGGCTGAAACCACTATTACATTCACACTCAAAGAGTTTCGAGCTTTGTTAGCTCTTGCTGAAGCACTAAGTCTGCCTTTACAGTTACATTTTGAGACAGCAGGGCGACCTGCAGTATTCATCGTACATAATGGCACAACTTTTGAAGCACACTTTGTATTGGCTACCTCTAAACCTGAAACTGCAACACAAGCTTCTACACAGAACCATTCACGGACAGATAAAAAACGAAGAGAAATCAATGAATCAGTAGGTTCAACAAAAAAGAAACCTCACTTAGATATAGACATATCTGCATGCTTAGATGAAGATTCACATTTATTCAATTATATTGATATTCCTGAAGAAAGGAATGTGAGAGCAGAAAAAAATTGTACAGATGGGACTGGTGGAGAAAAAGCAAATGATAATGGATTAGAAGAAAATATAGATGGTGATATTCCTGGGTCACCTACTTCTAGAATAAAAATTAAGTCTGCATTCAAAAGATGTTTTGAAAACACATTTGACCCAAGAAGTATAGAGCGTGTAATATTAGCTGAAAATTCAGATAGtgattaa
- the Rad9 gene encoding cell cycle checkpoint control protein RAD9A isoform X2 — MKCHVPGPNVKGRTIHALSRFGDELYLESLPDSVLLRTLNTAESAYAMIKFNKNFFSYFNYNFYSTEDNEGLKCKISMKSALNAFKSPTHMDKQVENLEIKLDADSCKLIFQLKCKHGIVKTYYVSILDCKAMQSAVYTKDLVPNRITSSQRLLSEALGNFQSSDDQMTLEASNQSLILRNYEDANVDLTKIIRTQINLKPSEFDSYTIGAETTITFTLKEFRALLALAEALSLPLQLHFETAGRPAVFIVHNGTTFEAHFVLATSKPETATQASTQNHSRTDKKRREINESVGSTKKKPHLDIDISACLDEDSHLFNYIDIPEERNVRAEKNCTDGTGGEKANDNGLEENIDGDIPGSPTSRIKIKSAFKRCFENTFDPRSIERVILAENSDSD; from the exons atgaaatgtCATGTGCCTGGCCCAAATGttaaag GAAGGACAATACATGCTTTGTCAAGATTTGGCGATGAATTATATTTAGAATCTCTTCCAGATTCTGTACTTTTAAGAACCTTAAATACTGCCGAAAGTGCATATGCTATGATAAAATTCAACAAGAATTTTTTCTCTTACTTCAACTACAACTTCTATTCAACTGAAGATAATGAAGGTTTGAAATGTAAAATATCAATGAAGTCTGCGCTTAATGCCTTTAAATCTCCAACACACATGGATAAACAAGTAGAAAACCTTGAAATCAAGTTAGATGCAGATTCTTGTAAATTAATCTTTCAACTTAAATGCAAGCATGGTATTGTCAAGACATACTATGTATCAATATTAGATTGCAAAGCTATGCAATCAGCTGTTTATACCAAAGATCTTGTGCCAAACAG gATAACATCTTCCCAACGATTACTTTCTGAGGCTCTTGGAAATTTTCAAAGTTCTGATGACCAAATGACACTAGAAGCGTCAAACCAATCACTGATTTTACGTAATTATGAAGATGCTAATGTTgacttaacaaaaataataagaacTCAAATAAACTTAAAGCCATCAGAGTTTGACAGTTACACAATTGGGGCTGAAACCACTATTACATTCACACTCAAAGAGTTTCGAGCTTTGTTAGCTCTTGCTGAAGCACTAAGTCTGCCTTTACAGTTACATTTTGAGACAGCAGGGCGACCTGCAGTATTCATCGTACATAATGGCACAACTTTTGAAGCACACTTTGTATTGGCTACCTCTAAACCTGAAACTGCAACACAAGCTTCTACACAGAACCATTCACGGACAGATAAAAAACGAAGAGAAATCAATGAATCAGTAGGTTCAACAAAAAAGAAACCTCACTTAGATATAGACATATCTGCATGCTTAGATGAAGATTCACATTTATTCAATTATATTGATATTCCTGAAGAAAGGAATGTGAGAGCAGAAAAAAATTGTACAGATGGGACTGGTGGAGAAAAAGCAAATGATAATGGATTAGAAGAAAATATAGATGGTGATATTCCTGGGTCACCTACTTCTAGAATAAAAATTAAGTCTGCATTCAAAAGATGTTTTGAAAACACATTTGACCCAAGAAGTATAGAGCGTGTAATATTAGCTGAAAATTCAGATAGtgattaa
- the LOC117985617 gene encoding ubiquitin-conjugating enzyme E2 G1 isoform X2, translating into MSEPQSSLLLKKQLAELNKNPVEGFSAGLIDDNDIYRWEVLIIGPPDTLYEGGFFKAHLHFPKEYPLRPPRMKFVTEIWHPNIEKNGDVCISILHEPGDDKWGYEKASERWLPVHTVETILISVISMLADPNDESPANVDAAKEWRESYSEFKRKVAQCVRKSQEDCS; encoded by the exons ATGTCAGAGCCACAGTCTTcgcttttattaaaaaagcaaTTAGCAG AATTGAACAAAAATCCAGTGGAAGGCTTTTCTGCTGGGTTGATAGATGACAATGATATATACAGATGGGAGGTGCTCATTATTGGTCCTCCAGATACATTATA TGAGGGTGGGTTCTTCAAAGCACATTTACATTTTCCAAAAGAGTATCCTTTGAGACCACCTAGGATGAAATTTGTTACTGAAATATGGCATCCAAACA TTGAAAAGAATGGAGATGTCTGCATATCAATATTGCATGAGCCAGGTGATGACAAATGGGGCTACGAGAAAGCCTCTGAGAGATGGCTACCTGTACATACAGTTGAAACAATTCTCATTAGTGTTATTTCCATGTTGGCAGACCCAAATGATGAAAGTCCTGCTAATGTTGATGCTGCA AAAGAATGGAGAGAATCATATTCGGAGTTTAAAAGAAAAGTAGCACAGTGTGTGAGAAAGAGCCAAGAGGATTGTTCTTAA
- the LOC117985617 gene encoding ubiquitin-conjugating enzyme E2 G1 isoform X1 — protein MSEPQSSLLLKKQLAELNKNPVEGFSAGLIDDNDIYRWEVLIIGPPDTLYEGGFFKAHLHFPKEYPLRPPRMKFVTEIWHPNIEKNGDVCISILHEPGDDKWGYEKASERWLPVHTVETILISVISMLADPNDESPANVDAAKEWRERYSDFKKKVARCVRKSQEDCF, from the exons ATGTCAGAGCCACAGTCTTcgcttttattaaaaaagcaaTTAGCAG AATTGAACAAAAATCCAGTGGAAGGCTTTTCTGCTGGGTTGATAGATGACAATGATATATACAGATGGGAGGTGCTCATTATTGGTCCTCCAGATACATTATA TGAGGGTGGGTTCTTCAAAGCACATTTACATTTTCCAAAAGAGTATCCTTTGAGACCACCTAGGATGAAATTTGTTACTGAAATATGGCATCCAAACA TTGAAAAGAATGGAGATGTCTGCATATCAATATTGCATGAGCCAGGTGATGACAAATGGGGCTACGAGAAAGCCTCTGAGAGATGGCTACCTGTACATACAGTTGAAACAATTCTCATTAGTGTTATTTCCATGTTGGCAGACCCAAATGATGAAAGTCCTGCTAATGTTGATGCTGCA AAAGAATGGAGAGAGAGGTATTCGGATTTCAAAAAGAAAGTTGCCAGATGTGTTAGGAAAAGTCAAGAAGATTGTTTTTAG
- the Mybbp1A gene encoding myb-binding protein 1A-like protein yields the protein MNTESSIDDPQKEIISIKEITSLLDAFDFLKSPKDGLKVTGGLKIFSRLHENENEKNLQYTLKRLIRSLGANVPELRMGHFATLVCMLTRFNQITVSQLLDLVKKELHASGSSKSEIGDVALGQILVCCAVFRSGLMLKSSDEEQIEVMQLLQTASNKKNYLHTVASLIVLDLVNQLNEDQFATIVWSNIKQEYKKDIKDHTLDSLYFLMLVSAKFPQKVKLRKLIGVPEILHEDHINDICEKLMTGVDFNSVSHPIYKEIGVQIAKSPHIQLFWNKIDGYLVKHNRNRELVSLNILNSILLNLQENVEVIPDLLSDNFFKLFMDWFKGLQTASKIRNKRDDEDDNKIMITKQKEVLLALTKALKNMSVDSKIRVATLKKLLFHPGEINFTEITGSTVVKSIIADLDADGLKKIAKVLKKVLLNTSKKVVKENIERNWYNNEKVKASELISFIVSHEAVKDDTDFKITYMQLLMCFGFFKIGGDDNVAVSSELAGSIKTSFYRCFTSRFSNVNTLVEVLSSLNTFISNKMTIDQVREKLEKQFPKENMECWEMLTEVCQKIEKKEPKSKVDKVFLILLYQLGLFLFSEPTHVKIARSSIIELKSCYNHYKKKLKKHSKLEDSSINDEPEWIEVMVEVLLSVLSIESSVLRSVVQCVFRLLWEYLTPSSIGQIVSVLDPDSEANPLTRDSESEEEEDDDTSEVAELEADENTEPNGEVSDDSDSEMEDEDQDDDLSTPDQLRLAVQKALGTAAAPDTDTESADADMLTEEEGKKLDDALADAFKQFHQGKNKKSKKDRKNKKSLADFRIRVLDLIDIYLEKAPAMDICLGMIVPLTRCLEFCMQDNQFKELENRLRKTVKSLTTIRKFTSTGDVTVKILEDYLKSIIDKGERSHFMYQALGDIITFFAVFIIHCSQKLDAEVSKSPKKQKRISPIVETFKVSLENYFRNRNCLLPIIFFHNVLQTEWEGKYKLIPILIKNVFDNTVRQFRRNEGVHLLIGFYQTLNRCKPSSEATINEISNIVKYFHEEFAKLLKSENEVEMKFHFVAKLKKLLQIMDIFHQKYKIETDLKSMLDSLASVKTIKVKHESTENPIKTNGLRSRKKKKNKRKKLQINGEPLEPEVKKLKTDSYA from the exons atgaacACCGAAAGTAGTATAGATGATCCTCAAAAAGAGATAATATCTATTAAAGAGATAACCTCTTTATTAGATGCTTTTGATTTTCTTAAATCACCAAAAGATGGTCTTAAAGTAACTGGTGGCCTGAAAATATTTTCTCGTCTTCACGAAAATGAG aatgagaagaatttACAATACACTTTAAAAAGATTGATAAGAAGTCTCGGTGCAAATGTACCAGAACTGCGCATGGGACATTTTGCCACTCTAGTGTGTATGTTGACTAGATTTAACCAGATAACTGTTTCACAGTTGTTAGACTTAGTAAAAAAGGAATTACACGCAAGTGGCTCCTCTAAAAGT GAAATTGGAGATGTAGCTCTAGGTCAGATATTAGTGTGTTGTGCTGTGTTCCGTTCTGGTCTGATGTTGAAGAGTTCAGACGAAGAACAAATAGAAGTAATGCAGCTTTTACAAACTgctagcaataaaaaaaattatctccaTACTGTAGCATCTCTCATTGTGCTAGATTTGGTTAATCAG ctAAATGAAGACCAATTTGCTACAATCGTGTGGTCAAACATAAAACAGGAATATAAAAAGGATATTAAGGACCACACGTTGGATTCTCTATATTTCCTTATGTTGGTCAGTGCAAAATTTCCCCAAAAAGTAAAGCTAAGAAAACTTATTGGTGTTCCTGAGATATTGCATGAAGATCATATCAATGATATATGTGAAAAGTTAATG acAGGAGTTGACTTTAATTCTGTAAGTCATCCCATCTACAAGGAAATTGGAGTTCAAATTGCTAAATCACCACATATTCAGTTATTTTGGAATAAAATAGATGGATACCTTGTAAAACACAATAGAAACAGAGAATTAGTATCATTAAACATATTGAACTCAATTTTACTTAATTTACAAGAAAATGTTGAAGTAATACCTGATTTGCttagtgataatttttttaaattgttcatgGACTGGTTTAAAGGCTTGCAGACAGCAAGCAAAATAAGGAATAAGAGAGATGACGAAGATGATAACAAAATAATGATAACGAAACAAAAGGAGGTGCTTCTTGCTTTAACTAAAGCTCTGAAGAATATGTCTGTTGATAGTAAAATTAGAGTTGCTACACTTAAAAAGTTACTATTTCATCctggtgaaataaattttactgAAATCACAGGCTCTACTGTTGTTAAATCTATTATAGCAGACTTAGATGCAGATGGACTGAAAAAAATCgctaaagttttaaaaaaagtcCTCTTAAATACTTCAAAAAAAGTTGTTAAAGAAAATATAGAGAGGAATTGGTATAACAATGAAAAAGTTAAAGCATCTGAGCTCATTTCTTTCATTGTCAGTCATGAAGCTGTTAAAGATGACACAGACTTCAAGATCACATATATGCAACTTTTGATGTGTTTTgggtttttcaaaattggtgGAGACGATAATGTTGCAGTCAGTAGTGAATTAGCAG GTTCCATTAAGACTAGTTTTTACCGCTGCTTCACATCTCGTTTCTCAAATGTAAATACTTTGGTCGAAGTTTTATCTTCACTTAACACATTCATATCCAATAAGATGACAATAGATCAGGTTAGGGAAAAACTTGAAAAACAATTTCCAAAAGAGAATATGGAGTGTTGGGAAATGCTTACAGAAGTCTgtcaaaaaatagaaaaaaaagaacctaAATCAAAAGTGGATAAGGTTTTCCTTATTTTACTATATCAACTAGGCCTCtttttattttctgagcctacccATGTTAAGATTGCGCGAAGTTCTATTATAGAACTAAAGAGTTGCTATaaccattataaaaaaaaattgaaaaaacacagTAAACTTGAGGATAGTTCCATAAACGATGAACCGGAATGGATTGAAGTAATGGTGGAAGTCTTACTATCTGTTTTGTCAATTGAATCTAGTGTACTTCGATCTGTTGTCCAATGTGTTTTCAGACTTCTTTGGGAATATTTAACCCCTTCAAGTATTGGTCAAATTGTGTCAGTCTTAGACCCAGACAGTGAAGCTAACCCTCTTACTCGAGATAGTGAATCGGAAGAGGAAGAAGATGATGATACATCAGAAGTGGCTGAGCTAGAAGCTGACGAAAATACAGAACCTAATGGTGAAGTTAGTGACGACAGTGATAGCGAAATGGAGGATGAAGATCAAGATGATGATCTTAGTACGCCTGACCAACTTCGCCTTGCAGTTCAAAAAGCATTAGGCACAGCAGCTGCTCCAGACACTGACACAGAAAGTGCAGATGCAGACATGCTAACTGAAGAAGAAGGTAAAAAACTCGATGATGCTCTAGCAGACGCTTTTAAGCAATTTCATCaaggcaaaaataaaaaatctaaaaaagatCGCAAAAATAAGAAATCTTTAGCAGATTTTAGAATAAGAGTGCTGGATCTAATAGACATATACTTGGAGAAGGCCCCTGCAATGGATATATGTTTAGGAATGATTGTTCCTTTAACTAGATGTCTTGAATTCTGTATGCAAGACAATCAGTTTAAAGAGTTGGAAAATAGACTTAGGAAAACTGTAAAAAGTCTTACTACAATCAGAAAATTTACTTCTACAGGTGATGTTACTGTTAAAATATTAGAAGATTATTTGAAATCTATCATTGATAAAGGCGAAAGGTCTCATTTTATGTACCAAGCACTTGGAGATATAATAACTTTTTTTGCTGTGTTTATTATTCATTGCTCACAAAAACTTGATGCAGAAGTTTCCAAATCGCCAAAAAAGCAGAAACGCATATCGCCAATTGTTGAAACTTTCAAAGTATCTTTGGAAAACTATTTCCGTAATCGCAATTGTTTGCTTCCTATTATTTTTTTCCATAATGTCTTGCAAACAGAATGGGAAGGAAAGTATAAATTAATACCTATTCTaatcaaaaatgtttttgataATACTGTGAGACAGTTTCGACGCAATGAGGGCGTTCATTTATTAATTGGATTTTACCAAACGTTGAATAGGTGTAAACCTTCTTCAGAAGCAACTATAAATGAAATTTCGAATATTGTGAAATATTTCCATGAAGagtttgcaaaattattaaagtCGGAAAACGAAGTAGAAATGAAATTTCATTTCGTGGCGAAATTGAAGAAATTACTCCAAATAATGGATATATTCcaccaaaaatataaaattgaaacaGATTTGAAATCAATGTTGGATTCTCTGGCATCAGTCAAGACTATCAAAGTTAAACACGAGAGTACTGAGAACCCTATTAAAACAAATGGTCTAAGGTcgagaaagaaaaagaaaaataagcggaaaaaactgcaAATCAATGGTGAGCCATTAGAGCCTGaagtaaagaaattaaaaacagACTCTTATGCATGA
- the eIF4H1 gene encoding eukaryotic translation initiation factor 4H isoform X1: MFLNMAGRSGFDDGNLRDFGGGRRTAGGRPLPTEPPYKAYVGNLPSGIIQGDINRIFPDLSIKNVRLVMDRETDKFKGFCYVEFEYLEDLIKAIELNGALNVDGNFIKIDVAEEKRSGGGGFDRGRRDGGRDGGRGGGGGGGGGGGFRRDGGRGTYENFDAAERRAPRTQGGGFTQESTLDRERGEQRGSGGTSGERWNEQRGERWSERGARGGSEEARSGDWGRMGRSGAPPAPRQAPRRNFDDMPAPPRSDTSGRTKLALAPRTVKEPVNSLATTSQASSIFGGARPREEKLKEMANE, from the exons ATGTTTCTAAACATGGCAGGTCGCAGTGGGTTTGACGATGGTAATCTGAG GGACTTCGGAGGCGGCCGAAGGACGGCGGGCGGGCGCCCGCTCCCGACTGAGCCCCCCTACAAGGCATATGTTGGAAATTTACCCTCTGGCATCATTCAAGGCGATATTAACAGAATCTTTCCA gaCTTGTCTATTAAAAATGTGAGGCTGGTTATGGATAGAGAAACAGACAAATTCAAAGGCTTCTGCTATGTGGAATTTGAATATTTGGAAGATTTGATTAAGGCAATTGAACTGAATGGTGCTCTCAACGTAGATGGAAACTTTATCAAAATTGATGTTGCTGAGGAAAAAAGAAGCGG GGGAGGCGGCTTTGATCGGGGGCGCCGCGACGGCGGACGCGACGgtgggcgcggcggcggcggcggtggcggtggcggcggcgggTTCCGGCGCGACGGCGGCCGCGGTACGTACGAGAACTTCGACGCGGCCGAGCGCCGCGCGCCTCGCACGCAGGGTGGCGGGTTCACACAGG AGTCGACATTAGATCGCGAACGGGGAGAGCAGCGTGGCAGCGGTGGCACGAGCGGCGAACGATGGAACGAGCAGCGCGGCGAGCGGTGGAGCGAGCGTGGCGCGCGCGGCGGCTCAGAGGAGGCGCGCAGCGGGGACTGGGGCCGCATGGGCCGCTCgggcgcgccgcccgcgccgcgccaGGCGCCCCGCCGCAACTTCGACGACATGCCCGCTCCGCCAAGATCAG ACACATCGGGCAGGACGAAACTGGCGTTGGCGCCGCGGACGGTGAAGGAGCCGGTGAACTCGCTGGCGACGACTAGTCAGGCCTCATCAATATTCGGCGGCGCGCGGCCGCGGGAGGAGAAACTCAAAGAGATGGCGAACGAGTAA
- the eIF4H1 gene encoding eukaryotic translation initiation factor 4H isoform X2: MFLNMAGRSGFDDGNLRDFGGGRRTAGGRPLPTEPPYKAYVGNLPSGIIQGDINRIFPDLSIKNVRLVMDRETDKFKGFCYVEFEYLEDLIKAIELNGALNVDGNFIKIDVAEEKRSGGGGFDRGRRDGGRDGGRGGGGGGGGGGGFRRDGGRGTYENFDAAERRAPRTQGGGFTQDRERGEQRGSGGTSGERWNEQRGERWSERGARGGSEEARSGDWGRMGRSGAPPAPRQAPRRNFDDMPAPPRSDTSGRTKLALAPRTVKEPVNSLATTSQASSIFGGARPREEKLKEMANE, translated from the exons ATGTTTCTAAACATGGCAGGTCGCAGTGGGTTTGACGATGGTAATCTGAG GGACTTCGGAGGCGGCCGAAGGACGGCGGGCGGGCGCCCGCTCCCGACTGAGCCCCCCTACAAGGCATATGTTGGAAATTTACCCTCTGGCATCATTCAAGGCGATATTAACAGAATCTTTCCA gaCTTGTCTATTAAAAATGTGAGGCTGGTTATGGATAGAGAAACAGACAAATTCAAAGGCTTCTGCTATGTGGAATTTGAATATTTGGAAGATTTGATTAAGGCAATTGAACTGAATGGTGCTCTCAACGTAGATGGAAACTTTATCAAAATTGATGTTGCTGAGGAAAAAAGAAGCGG GGGAGGCGGCTTTGATCGGGGGCGCCGCGACGGCGGACGCGACGgtgggcgcggcggcggcggcggtggcggtggcggcggcgggTTCCGGCGCGACGGCGGCCGCGGTACGTACGAGAACTTCGACGCGGCCGAGCGCCGCGCGCCTCGCACGCAGGGTGGCGGGTTCACACAGG ATCGCGAACGGGGAGAGCAGCGTGGCAGCGGTGGCACGAGCGGCGAACGATGGAACGAGCAGCGCGGCGAGCGGTGGAGCGAGCGTGGCGCGCGCGGCGGCTCAGAGGAGGCGCGCAGCGGGGACTGGGGCCGCATGGGCCGCTCgggcgcgccgcccgcgccgcgccaGGCGCCCCGCCGCAACTTCGACGACATGCCCGCTCCGCCAAGATCAG ACACATCGGGCAGGACGAAACTGGCGTTGGCGCCGCGGACGGTGAAGGAGCCGGTGAACTCGCTGGCGACGACTAGTCAGGCCTCATCAATATTCGGCGGCGCGCGGCCGCGGGAGGAGAAACTCAAAGAGATGGCGAACGAGTAA
- the eIF4H1 gene encoding eukaryotic translation initiation factor 4H isoform X3: MFLNMAGRSGFDDGNLRDFGGGRRTAGGRPLPTEPPYKAYVGNLPSGIIQGDINRIFPDLSIKNVRLVMDRETDKFKGFCYVEFEYLEDLIKAIELNGALNVDGNFIKIDVAEEKRSGGGGFDRGRRDGGRDGGRGGGGGGGGGGGFRRDGGRESTLDRERGEQRGSGGTSGERWNEQRGERWSERGARGGSEEARSGDWGRMGRSGAPPAPRQAPRRNFDDMPAPPRSDTSGRTKLALAPRTVKEPVNSLATTSQASSIFGGARPREEKLKEMANE, translated from the exons ATGTTTCTAAACATGGCAGGTCGCAGTGGGTTTGACGATGGTAATCTGAG GGACTTCGGAGGCGGCCGAAGGACGGCGGGCGGGCGCCCGCTCCCGACTGAGCCCCCCTACAAGGCATATGTTGGAAATTTACCCTCTGGCATCATTCAAGGCGATATTAACAGAATCTTTCCA gaCTTGTCTATTAAAAATGTGAGGCTGGTTATGGATAGAGAAACAGACAAATTCAAAGGCTTCTGCTATGTGGAATTTGAATATTTGGAAGATTTGATTAAGGCAATTGAACTGAATGGTGCTCTCAACGTAGATGGAAACTTTATCAAAATTGATGTTGCTGAGGAAAAAAGAAGCGG GGGAGGCGGCTTTGATCGGGGGCGCCGCGACGGCGGACGCGACGgtgggcgcggcggcggcggcggtggcggtggcggcggcgggTTCCGGCGCGACGGCGGCCGCG AGTCGACATTAGATCGCGAACGGGGAGAGCAGCGTGGCAGCGGTGGCACGAGCGGCGAACGATGGAACGAGCAGCGCGGCGAGCGGTGGAGCGAGCGTGGCGCGCGCGGCGGCTCAGAGGAGGCGCGCAGCGGGGACTGGGGCCGCATGGGCCGCTCgggcgcgccgcccgcgccgcgccaGGCGCCCCGCCGCAACTTCGACGACATGCCCGCTCCGCCAAGATCAG ACACATCGGGCAGGACGAAACTGGCGTTGGCGCCGCGGACGGTGAAGGAGCCGGTGAACTCGCTGGCGACGACTAGTCAGGCCTCATCAATATTCGGCGGCGCGCGGCCGCGGGAGGAGAAACTCAAAGAGATGGCGAACGAGTAA
- the eIF4H1 gene encoding eukaryotic translation initiation factor 4H isoform X4 — MFLNMAGRSGFDDGNLRDFGGGRRTAGGRPLPTEPPYKAYVGNLPSGIIQGDINRIFPDLSIKNVRLVMDRETDKFKGFCYVEFEYLEDLIKAIELNGALNVDGNFIKIDVAEEKRSGGGGFDRGRRDGGRDGGRGGGGGGGGGGGFRRDGGRDRERGEQRGSGGTSGERWNEQRGERWSERGARGGSEEARSGDWGRMGRSGAPPAPRQAPRRNFDDMPAPPRSDTSGRTKLALAPRTVKEPVNSLATTSQASSIFGGARPREEKLKEMANE; from the exons ATGTTTCTAAACATGGCAGGTCGCAGTGGGTTTGACGATGGTAATCTGAG GGACTTCGGAGGCGGCCGAAGGACGGCGGGCGGGCGCCCGCTCCCGACTGAGCCCCCCTACAAGGCATATGTTGGAAATTTACCCTCTGGCATCATTCAAGGCGATATTAACAGAATCTTTCCA gaCTTGTCTATTAAAAATGTGAGGCTGGTTATGGATAGAGAAACAGACAAATTCAAAGGCTTCTGCTATGTGGAATTTGAATATTTGGAAGATTTGATTAAGGCAATTGAACTGAATGGTGCTCTCAACGTAGATGGAAACTTTATCAAAATTGATGTTGCTGAGGAAAAAAGAAGCGG GGGAGGCGGCTTTGATCGGGGGCGCCGCGACGGCGGACGCGACGgtgggcgcggcggcggcggcggtggcggtggcggcggcgggTTCCGGCGCGACGGCGGCCGCG ATCGCGAACGGGGAGAGCAGCGTGGCAGCGGTGGCACGAGCGGCGAACGATGGAACGAGCAGCGCGGCGAGCGGTGGAGCGAGCGTGGCGCGCGCGGCGGCTCAGAGGAGGCGCGCAGCGGGGACTGGGGCCGCATGGGCCGCTCgggcgcgccgcccgcgccgcgccaGGCGCCCCGCCGCAACTTCGACGACATGCCCGCTCCGCCAAGATCAG ACACATCGGGCAGGACGAAACTGGCGTTGGCGCCGCGGACGGTGAAGGAGCCGGTGAACTCGCTGGCGACGACTAGTCAGGCCTCATCAATATTCGGCGGCGCGCGGCCGCGGGAGGAGAAACTCAAAGAGATGGCGAACGAGTAA